The DNA region TCTGCAGCTACTGAAGCAAAGGAATGGAAGAGATTAAGGTCTTACATTGGCCTTGGTTGAGGGGTCCACAGTCTCATACACTCCCATGTAAAACTCTGGGTCAAACATGTCTTGGACCAAACAACGGAATTTCACAAGGCTGTTGGGCTTCAAGTAGTGCAAGGGCACATCATTTAGGGAAGGAACCTgaaatgaaaacaaacaaaaatgtgtaCAACGGAAGGGTGTGCTGGATTCTATTTCCATTTAAGTGTTTAGTGTGCTGCTAGTTCACAGTGACCAATGTTAGTCAAATGAGAATAAATAGCATTCTTCAGAGACATTTTTAAAATGTCCATACCCAGCTATGAGATTCCTTTTCCTTCAGTTGCCCTTTGAAGTATTCCAACACTTTTGCTTCCCATTCTGGGTTAGAGTTGCTCTGGGCTGCAGGACAACAGAAGCGACAGACAAACCACATCCGCATTATGCATGCTGATCAGCAGAAAGTCACAGCGCCACAAACGGGAGACGTAAACATGTGTATTGACCAATCATAAGAAACAACCACCTATTTTAACACAGAATAGAAATTCAACTAAATATGAATGACCTCAGAAAACACACGCCACACTTTTAAAGCAGTCCCatgttagctaacattagtaAGTTATTCCAGTCTCATCAGTTTGTTGTTCTGGAAAATCAGCTGTTTTCAAACtcgtaactagctagctaactgtggCTTGCTAGCTAAGTTCCTGAACCAGCATGGTCTCGCTAGCAGCACCTCTTCCACGGCATTTGTCTTCTTACCAAACATCGCTTCGACAACGCCCAATGGCTTGTTTATCCAATCGTGAGACGACGGCATTATTTACCAGTAAATCTTTTTTTGGAAGGCCGATAAAATAAACGACAGAGAATATCAATAGTTATTCCTCAAtaacttttctctctttctctttctctctctccagcagcgCACAGCTCAGTCCGCGTTCACACTGGCGGGAACTTTGCGTCACTAGCCATGAGAACGCAACGCCCTCGTCGTCGCCGCTGCATCTTTTTAGGGATATTTTCGACAATATCTGTAATATTATTATATTTGAAATAATATCCATGTTACTCATGTTGACCGTCGACTGGAGAAGAAAGTCGATCAGAAACTTTGTGTTAAACGTTGTATTGTTTAATTGCAGTAGCTCAGCCACAGCAGTAGATGGCAGCACTGAATCTTACTCATATTTAATTTCGTTACCGGTCCATCATGACCGCAAAGAACTTGCGGGGACTCATTGAGCTGATTACAATCAGCACCAACTCAACGAGGAATACTTGACCTTATGACTTGTATTACAGATCAGTGAATTTATCCAAACGCCATCACTGAGAACCACGTCTGAGATCCGGTTGGGGAAGTTATGCTGCTCTGGCTGTAAAATAAGCTTGGCTACGTGTAATTTGGGGTGGCAATGGCTGATAGGAAAACCAATACTGTGCCAAATTCCAGCGCAAATTTACTGTTTTCTGCGGCACCGGAGTTCAATTTCAACCTACCTTTCATACCTGTCAGTCAGGCCAGTGGTCCGGCGGTGTTATCAGGAGGTAAGATAATGGCGAGGGCCACAGCAGGGCACTTATGACAAACATGACAGCTAACTCAGCTAACCTAGCTACTTCGCTGCCAACAAGCCCATTATACATTTGAATAATTGTAAATCCCTGCAGTTTAATAGATATCAAGATGTTTCTGTGGGATCTtagtaaataaaaataataatatttgctACAGCAGTGTCAGGTCAACAAAACTCATATGAACATAACCCTTGTTTCATCTGATTTGTCGTTAGTAAAGTCAGAGTTGAGGTTCTCAAAAGGGTGGATTAACATTGGATTCTTGACATTGCTCACAGTTAGACTGTTGACGAGTTCAAATATACTGCAGTAAGTCAGTTGCTCAATATTTCTGTTATTTTTCCTAGATGATTCTGCAGATGTCGGAGAAGAAGACAGCTTTCTTGGCCAGACCTCTGGAAATGCCCCAGCACCATCCACATTCAGCTACTTCTCCAGTCCCGTGAACAGCAGTGACCCATTTGCCTCCATTGGACATCAGCCAGCATGTCCACCCCCAGCATCACTATCAGTAGCCCCCGTGACATCTGGACCAACCTCTGTCCCCATTGTTGCCAGCATGGCCCCAACACCCCCTATCCCACTAACCAACCCTAATGTGCCACAGCAATTTGGCAATGTTGTTTACCAGAACCCGATGGGAAGATACACTCCTCCCCCTAACACAGTGACCCCGCCCCCTCCACAAGCCCCCGATCAGAGTTATAATCCATACCGTCACACACCCCTCAGCAGCAGAGCCAAACCCTATATGCCAGCTCCAGAGGTCCAGTCACTATCCAGCCCACCGGTGCAGCAAAATCCCTACACTATGGGCTCTCAAGCGCCAACATTCCAATCGGCACCCTCCACATACACAAAGGTAAACAACAACTCCACTCTGTTTATTGCTTAGTAGTGAATGGTGTGAACCTCTTATTTTTAAGATGAATTAAACTACTGGCAATCAGGCTAATATAAATGTCTCTAAATGTCTTATAGGAGAATTTAGCTTTTTTTACAACCAAATCAGCCTTTTGTATGGATTGTTGTAGATGGCTCCAGACACTTTGTTTGCGATTTGACTTGTTTTTGAGAAATCTTGCCCCAACCAGCGATTTGCTTCCTCATCCTCGTTGTGCAGTACGGGGGCTctgaaaaaacatgaacaaatgctccaaaaacacccaaatacgtCCTTTTAGAAAATGAAAAGCTCTCAGTAaagtgatgcaggtctttagatgttcTGCACGTGAAATTGTTTTATTCCGAACTTGATGCGTGACGTTATATTCCATTTTGTTGCGAAGTGAATTGCTGGttggggtaagtttctcaaaaacgaatgaaattgcaaagaaaatgtCTGGACTcttctataacatgccatttacatcaAAAATAAAGATTttgttgtaaaaaataaataaggcTAACTTTCCCTTTAACTCTCTCCTCAGCCCCCTCCCACACAGATTCAGGGGCCGCCCCCTATGACCCATCACTCCACCACTGCTGGAGCACTGGTTCCAGCCAATCAAATTATACAATATAACGTGTATGAGGCTGTCCAGCCTCACTGGTTCTTCTGCAAACAAGTGGAGTCCAAGAGCGTCTGGCTTCCCTTTAGTATCCTGGACTCCATTCAACTGGAGGAGATCTACAATTCAGGTGAGATGAATGATGTGATTTCTACTATTAAATTTTTTTAATCATCAGAGCCATTTTATATTCTAGGTATCCAAGTTGACTTTGCATAGCTCTCTTGTTTATATAGGCCTAGATATTTGTAAAACATGTTTGTTTAAACAGAGCAATTTTGAAATATGTggcgtgttcattaggcaccaaacgttGCACAAATGTTTTGAAACATTATTTGTTGCGCACCCTAGTAAACTCTACCGTAATTTATGCACACTCACAGATACATAATCATCTCACAAAAGTCTGTTGTCATTTTCTGTTTAGTTTTTCATTCATTTGTATGTTTAATGTTATGTCTAGCCTATCTTTTTCTTGTTAGTCTTTTCCTATCGCAATGCATTTTCTTGTACGTAAAGCAAATATCTGAGAAGCAAACAATATCGAATCTAATATGATTACATTTTTTCATTCTCCTCCAGTGCAACCAGACCCTGAGAATGTGATTGTGTGCACAGAAGGAGGGCGCTATGACGTGCAGCTCTATGACCGCATACGTACAGCTGTATTCTGGGAGGAGGAACCTACAGAGGTGCGGCGCTGCACCTGGTTCTACAAAGGAGACACAGACAGCCGTTTCATCCCCTACTCAGAGGAGTTCAGCGAGAAGCTAGAGGTTGGTCccatcaatgtaaaaaaaacaaaaaaaaaaacaggaccagggtcgtgttcattagggcacgcaaTTGAAAGAAAATGTCCTGTGTTCGatttccattgcaaaatgttttactATATTTTACTACAGTGTGCCCTGAATGAACAAGACCCAGGGTTCACTGTTACCCAGATTAGAATACAGCTGAGCAATGGGGTGTGTTGGGTTTTAGCCCTGAAAGTGGACTGAGAGTTTAATATTCTGTCTGAGCCTTGCTTGGTTGGCTGTCTTCTCTATGTAGGGAGAATATAAGAAAGCGGTGTCAACCAACCAATGGCACCGTCGACTGGAGTTCCCATCGGGGGAAACCATTGTCATGCACAATCCAAAGGTATGTTTGTATGAGTTAATTTTACAATGCATAATTACCAGGTGTTTACTAAAATATTAAATAGTAATAACTTCTTTGTTTCTTTTGAAATTCATGAAAACAAGCACCAGGTAGTTTCCAATCGTGAACACCATATCATGGTTTTGAGTGGACTTTGTTGTTTTGCCGACCCAGACGCGACTGTATTTCTAGTTTGTGAGGAGGTTATTTTTGTCTTTCTACAGGTGATCGTGCAATTCCAGCCATCCGCCATGCCAGACGAGTGGGGTACAACCCAGGATGGACAGACCAGACCCAGGGTGGTCAAGAGGGGCATTGATGATGACCATGATGAAGTTCCCGATGGGGAGCTCCCTCAGGTGGATCACCTGGTGTTCATGGTGCATGGCATCGGTCCAGTCTGTGACCTGAGGTTTAGGAGCATGGTGGAGTGTGGTATGTGTGATCTATCGCTCTATCGCACATGGCTCATTAAGTCTCTATTATTGCCCAGCTCTATATTCATATCATATTATGGATGTTTGTTTATGCCATGAATGGTATAGGTTGTGGTATGTTCTGCCTGTCATGGTGTTTCTTACTATGCCCAGCAAATGCCCCTAAGGTGTATTGAATGTAACTGTGTAGAATATCCATTTACTGCTCCATACTGACCCAGATGGAGTATTAGAAATGTGTGTTGCTTGTGTTCACAGTGGATGACTTCCGGAGTGTTTCCCTGAAGCTGCTGCAGAGTCATTTTAAGAAGGCGCAGGACGAGTGTGTCATCAGTCGAGTGGAGTTCCTTCCTGTTCAGTGGCACACGGCCCTGCATGGGGACGCCACAGGGGTGGACAGGTGAGGAGACGAAAAAAGGCTCAGACTTTTGTTTCCACTTCCATGGCCCGGCTCTGGTGTCTCACTGGGCCGCGGATCTGCTCTGACTTGGGAGCCAAGGCCAGGCCACTGGTACTTTTCTGCTTGCGTTAACATAATGGCCAACTGTGAACATGGGTTAACAACTTCCACGCTTAACACCTTCTCACATTCTGCTCGCCCCAAGTCTTCAGTGTCAAGCTCCTGATGGAAAAGCAATTCCTGAAAAGTAACACTAGAGCTTATattaacatacagtgcatttggaaactaTTTAGATCCCTTGTTATACATGtttttactttacagccttattctaaaattgattaaatagttcactttgtcattttggggtattgtgtgtgtggatTTATGAGGATATTTattccgttttagaataaggctgtaacgtaacaaaatattgaAAAAGGGAAGGAGTCTGAAatctttccgaatgtactgtaaaCATTGGCAACAAACGGGTGTGGGGTAAGTCTCAGGTGGAAGTGAACCATAATGGAATTTTAAGGACGTTCATACACGTGGGAATACGTCCTGTTCTTTGTGGGATAGGGAAATTATATTGTAACACGAAAAATCTGTGCTGACGTGAGCAGCAAGCTTTTACAAATGAAACCACACAATGGCTGTGTCTGAGAACATTACTAGCTGTCAAATCCTTGCTAATGCTTCCGCCTGTGGGAGGGACCTCAGATCCTGTCCTCCAATACGCTTCGAGAGGAATTGAGGAAACAAGGGTGGAGGAAGCAAGGATTTGAGCGCTTGTAAATCAGACACAGCCGATTTCTCCCACTCTGACTCAATCCATTTCCTACTGTTGTTTTAGGAGGATAAAGAAGATCACCCTGCCCAGCACAGGTCGTCTGCGTCACTTCACTAACGAGACCCTCTTAGACGTGCTGTTCTACAACAGTCCCACCTACTGCCAGACCATCATGGACACAGTTGCCCTGGAGATTAACAGGATCTATGCCCTGTTCATGCAGCGGAATCCAGACTTCACCGGAGGCGTCTCAGTATCCGGACACAGTTTAGGTACAAACAGCCAGACACCAAGGGCCACTTTTCTAGACCTAGATGAAATCTTAGTgctggctttaaaaaaaaaactttgttcAATTGAGAATCTCtattgaaagtgctttttagtccaggactagactTAATCTGGGTCCAGGACACCAGCCCCAAGTGTTCATACTTTTAGCTAAGTCATGTGAGAAAAATTTGGACaaacctgtctctctgtgtgtttgcagGTTCCCTCATACTTTTCGACTTGCTGTCAAACCAGAAGAATGTCTCACCTTTGCAAACCATGTCAACTGCAAATGGGGGCCACCCTGCAGGGAACAAACAGGTAATAGGTCCATAGCTATCCAAACATTTGTTTATTTCATTATTTCTGTGACACCTGAGAGTGTAACAATCCCTCTTCTCCTTAAAGCAGGTGGCTCCCCCTGCTGCTGCTACCTCACCTGCTGCTGTAGGGGAGGAGCctaaggaggaaggggaggagtttGCCGATCTTTCTGCATCGCTGGAACATCTTGGCCTTTCTGAGTACCAGAGCACTTTAGAACAGGAGAAGATTGACCTTGAATCTTTTGTAAGAACCCTCCCTGCTTGTCATGAACTCATATACTGTAGTTATTGATATTTACTTTCAATTCTAATGACCTATGTTCCCATTAAGCTGCTTCACAGAATAAATATCAGCGAGCACAGAGAAGCACAAGATTGAACTTCAGGGGAAAAGAAAGGGggagttgtacaactgaatgcattcctCATTTAAtccaactcctctgaatcagagaggtgcagggggctgccttaaatcgaCATCAACGTCTTCGgcgccttgctcaggggcagaacgacagatttttaccttgtcagctcggggattcaatccagcaacctttcggttactggcccaacgctctaaccactaggctacctgccgcccctacccaACTTTCTAGATTTTCCCCGTTAGTtgacactatcaacgtttccctttactgtgagaattgtgatcgaatcaacacaatattagccactttcaatgcaacataccgaaacaaaacaaacaatgctagacttagtatgcaaaactaactatgcaagagattgtaggcagaacgcatcggagtaggattATATTACATTGACAGGCACAACTCAGGCCCATACTCTACACAAACCGGTGCGcaataaccaatcagagctgcagtagggcTATAttcaaatagaccattgccacat from Oncorhynchus mykiss isolate Arlee chromosome 1, USDA_OmykA_1.1, whole genome shotgun sequence includes:
- the sec23ip gene encoding SEC23-interacting protein isoform X1; amino-acid sequence: MADRKTNTVPNSSANLLFSAAPEFNFNLPFIPVSQASGPAVLSGDDSADVGEEDSFLGQTSGNAPAPSTFSYFSSPVNSSDPFASIGHQPACPPPASLSVAPVTSGPTSVPIVASMAPTPPIPLTNPNVPQQFGNVVYQNPMGRYTPPPNTVTPPPPQAPDQSYNPYRHTPLSSRAKPYMPAPEVQSLSSPPVQQNPYTMGSQAPTFQSAPSTYTKPPPTQIQGPPPMTHHSTTAGALVPANQIIQYNVYEAVQPHWFFCKQVESKSVWLPFSILDSIQLEEIYNSVQPDPENVIVCTEGGRYDVQLYDRIRTAVFWEEEPTEVRRCTWFYKGDTDSRFIPYSEEFSEKLEGEYKKAVSTNQWHRRLEFPSGETIVMHNPKVIVQFQPSAMPDEWGTTQDGQTRPRVVKRGIDDDHDEVPDGELPQVDHLVFMVHGIGPVCDLRFRSMVECVDDFRSVSLKLLQSHFKKAQDECVISRVEFLPVQWHTALHGDATGVDRRIKKITLPSTGRLRHFTNETLLDVLFYNSPTYCQTIMDTVALEINRIYALFMQRNPDFTGGVSVSGHSLGSLILFDLLSNQKNVSPLQTMSTANGGHPAGNKQQVAPPAAATSPAAVGEEPKEEGEEFADLSASLEHLGLSEYQSTLEQEKIDLESFLMCTVEDLKEMGIPLGPRKKMAKFVKERAIKQATSQAAQDKKAAEVKVTSQEVVPAQLSESLPGPGTSKLPVGGTYSSVHVDYNYFKVGTGQVSVVYHTLDFEPVNFFALGSPIGMFLTVRGLEKIEENYQLPTCKGFFNIYHPLDPVAYRIEPMILPDLDLKPVLIPHHKGRKRLHLELKESLSRMGSDLKHGFISSLKSAWQTLNDFARAHTSNAQLAAELAMVANQIKEEEEKEKHAHSDVAEHRIVESPELLREEEPQVKIGMLNGGNRIDYVLQEKPIESFNEYLFALQSHLCYWESEDTALLLLKEIYKTMGINPEQILH
- the sec23ip gene encoding SEC23-interacting protein isoform X2, giving the protein MADRKTNTVPNSSANLLFSAAPEFNFNLPFIPVSQASGPAVLSGDDSADVGEEDSFLGQTSGNAPAPSTFSYFSSPVNSSDPFASIGHQPACPPPASLSVAPVTSGPTSVPIVASMAPTPPIPLTNPNVPQQFGNVVYQNPMGRYTPPPNTVTPPPPQAPDQSYNPYRHTPLSSRAKPYMPAPEVQSLSSPPVQQNPYTMGSQAPTFQSAPSTYTKPPPTQIQGPPPMTHHSTTAGALVPANQIIQYNVYEAVQPHWFFCKQVESKSVWLPFSILDSIQLEEIYNSVQPDPENVIVCTEGGRYDVQLYDRIRTAVFWEEEPTEVRRCTWFYKGDTDSRFIPYSEEFSEKLEGEYKKAVSTNQWHRRLEFPSGETIVMHNPKVIVQFQPSAMPDEWGTTQDGQTRPRVVKRGIDDDHDEVPDGELPQVDHLVFMVHGIGPVCDLRFRSMVECVDDFRSVSLKLLQSHFKKAQDECVISRVEFLPVQWHTALHGDATGVDRRIKKITLPSTGRLRHFTNETLLDVLFYNSPTYCQTIMDTVALEINRIYALFMQRNPDFTGGVSVSGHSLGSLILFDLLSNQKNVSPLQTMSTANGGHPAGNKQVAPPAAATSPAAVGEEPKEEGEEFADLSASLEHLGLSEYQSTLEQEKIDLESFLMCTVEDLKEMGIPLGPRKKMAKFVKERAIKQATSQAAQDKKAAEVKVTSQEVVPAQLSESLPGPGTSKLPVGGTYSSVHVDYNYFKVGTGQVSVVYHTLDFEPVNFFALGSPIGMFLTVRGLEKIEENYQLPTCKGFFNIYHPLDPVAYRIEPMILPDLDLKPVLIPHHKGRKRLHLELKESLSRMGSDLKHGFISSLKSAWQTLNDFARAHTSNAQLAAELAMVANQIKEEEEKEKHAHSDVAEHRIVESPELLREEEPQVKIGMLNGGNRIDYVLQEKPIESFNEYLFALQSHLCYWESEDTALLLLKEIYKTMGINPEQILH